Part of the Lolium rigidum isolate FL_2022 chromosome 6, APGP_CSIRO_Lrig_0.1, whole genome shotgun sequence genome, cgttggtatatcgatgcaagggggatagcaggatctcagagtttaaggctgtggttagatttatcttaattgctttcttgtatttgcggatgcttgcaaggggtataatcacaagtatgtattagtcctaggaagggcggtgcattagcataggttcacccacacaacacttatcaaaacaatgaagattaatcagctatatgaagcgaaagcactagactaaattcccgtgtgtcctcaagaacgtttggtcattataagtaaacaaaccggcttgtcctttgtgctaaaaaggattgggccactcgctgcaattattactctcgcattttacttactcgtactttattcatctgctatatcaaaaccccctgaacacttgtctgtgagcatttacagtgaatccttcatcgaaactgcttgtcaacaccttctgctcctcgctgggttcgacactcttatttatcgaaagtactacgatacaccccctatacttgtgggtcatcaatgtgccactagtccattggtgaaagtctgcccaacaagattgaaagataaaacaccacatacttcctcatgagctataaaacattgacacaaataaggagtaataaagttttgaattttttaaaggtagcacatgaagtatttacttggaatggcagaaaaataccacatagtaggtagttatggtggacacaaatggcataggttttggctcaaggttttggatgcacgagaagcattccctctcagtacaaggctttggctagcaaggttgtttgaagcaaacacaagtatgaaccggtacagcaaaacttacataagaacatattgcaagcattataagactctacactgtcttccttgtttctcaaacacttttaccagaaaatatctagaccttagagagaccaatcatgcaaaccaaatttcaacaagctctacggtagttctccactaataggtttaaactacatgatgcaagagcttaaacatgatctacttgagagctcaaaacaattgccaagtatcaaattattcaagacaatataccaattaccacatgaagcattttctgtttccaaccaaatagcaagaaatgcagcgactttcagcttttgccatgaacattaaaagtaaaacgaagaacaccagtgttcatatgaaaaagcggagcgtgtctctctcccacacaaggattgctaggatccgaatttattcagagaatgaaaataacaaaacgaaaataaaagcacacagacgctcaaagtaaagcacataagatgtgacggaattaaaatatagcttcactagaggtgacctgataagttattgatgaagaaggggatgccttgggcatccccaagcttagatgcttgagtcttctcgaaatatgcggggatgaaccacgggggcatccccaagcttagacttttcactcttcttgatcatattatatcatcctcctctcttgatccttgaaaacttccttcacaccaaactcaaagcaatctcattagagggttagtgcataatcaaaaattcacatgttcagcaaggacacaatcatttccaacacttctggacattacccaaggttactgaaatttaatggagcaaagaaacccactcaaacacgagtaaaagaggcaatgcgaaataaaaggcagaatctatcaaaacagaacagtccgtaaagacgaattttttcaaggcacttaacatgctcagatggaaaagctccagttgaatgaaagttgcatacatatctgaggattactcatgaatttttcaagatttttagattttcctacagagagaacaactcaaattcgtgacagctaaaaatctgttcctgcgcagaaatccaaatatagtatcaactttctatcaacgactttacttggcacaaaaacgaaataaacatgataaggagaggttgctacagtagtaacaacttccaagacacaacaaaatagtagcaaaataaaaacatgggttatctcccaagaagtgctttctttatagccattaagatgggctcagtaattttaatgatgctctcgcaagtaataagagttgaagcaaaagagagcatcaaaagcaaataagaaacgcttttaagtctaacccacttcctatgaaaaggaatcttgtaaataaacaagtcatgtaagcataatgcaataagcataggaaaacaagacaagcgcaacttcaagattttcagcaaaaagagagttgttttagtaacatgaaaatccctacaaccatattgtcctctctcataaatattttcagtagcatcatgaacaaactcaacaatataactatcacatgaaacattcttatcatgagctacatgcataaaattattactctccacataagcatagtcattactattaattgtagtgggagcaaattcaacaaaaaagctatcattattattctcatcaccataatcatcatatataggaggcatattgtaatcataattaattttctcctcaatagtaggtggactgaaaatatgatagtcatcattgtaatcatcatatacaggaggtaaagtatcatcaaagtaaattttctcctccatgcttgggggactaaaaatatcatgctcatcaaaaccagcttccccaagcttagaattttccatagcattagcaacaatggtgttcaaagcattcatactaataacattgccattagcatgcatataaagttccataggttttttaattttctcttcaaacacctcatgtcctaactcaagataaatactataaagatctctaatatttttgttgttttccattaagcctaactagtgaaataaaaacaagaaactaaaagatataattgcagaatctaaaggaaatagcttcgagcacttacacaccggcaacagtgctaggaaatagcttagtagtcggaggatgtgaataccttttaccttacctccccggcaacggcgccagaaaatagtttgatgtctacgcacgcttctattcctgtagacggtgttgggcctccaagagaagaggtttgtagaacagcgacaagtttcccttaagtgaatcacccaaggtttatcgaactcggggaggtagaggtcaaagatatccctctcaagcaaccactcgcaattaagatacaagaagtctcttgtgtccccaacacacctaatacacttgtcagatgtataggtgcactagttcggcgaagagatagtgaaatacaagtaatatggatgatcataagtagtaattgcaatctgaaataaaaatggcagcaagcgaacatgtagcagaacttgtgggaaacggtgtttcaatgcttagaaacaaggcctagggatcatactttcactagtggacactctcaacaatgatcacataattgaataaataaatgctactctcaaacactctcttgttggataacaaacaccattcattgtgtagggctgcaaaagcacacctcaagtcggagtaaacaagctccacaacgtcataaaggaatcacacacgatgtgcacactgtcaccatcacaccgtggagagtgactctggagttcatattaaagtaacctctagagtgcataatagacaagagcaacatctacatattcaactagattacaaagctcatgatcacataaagatcacaccatgggagagagagatgaaccacatagctaccggtagagccctcagcctcgggggagaactactccctcctcatcatgggagatagcaacgaCGATGaaaatggcgatggagtcgatggagatggattcctggggcacttccccgtcccggcggtgtgccggaacagagacttttgtcccccgaacttggcttcacgatggcggcggctacgtaacttttcgtggaatatgactaatcgttttagggttttcgcatctgggagaatatataggcggaagggcggcctcggaggagtcccgaggggcccaccccacatggcggcgcggccaggggtggggccgcgccccctatggtgtgggagccccttggccctcctctggcccttctctggctctccgggtccgtctcggtaaaatatcgacttctgtcttcgtggagtccaattccgagaatatttcctgtgtagaatttctgaaaccaaaaagagcagaaaacaggaactggcgcttcggcatcttgttaataggttagtcccggaaaatgcataaaaatgatataaagtatgaataaaacatgtaggtattgtcataaaactagcatggaacataagaaattatagatacgttggagacgtatcagtgatccaATATATGAGGCCTCATTTTTGTTTGTGTACTGCATTGGCTAATGATTCaacaatggcacactggaaggcaaggtgttgccctcaaacttagtcgttgGTGTGCCATAGGACTtgtacactagacttagtttgcgggcagtcccttgagctgccgcgtgatccaatgtatgaggcatcacatgtttccaatgttcgttttcatctatatacttgtgagcaggcacacgtctaatggcatgtgttcttgtggcagattgagaagctcaagcttgggtcaccTCAGACCCCCGACGAGGGACCGTCCAAGAAGCGAAGGGCGGCTAACATCGGCCACTTCCAGCCGGACGTAGGGCCGAACCAGTTCCTGCGCATCGTCTTCAAGCCAACCTTCAACCGGCTACGGATCCCTCGTGGTTTCGTcaggtggttcggagaaatcccttcgaacatcatcgtcaccaccaacacaagctgctactggaggatgactacggtgagagaaggcgatgacgtatacatcgaccaggggtgggcggcCTTCGCCGTCGCTCATCAGCTGCAGATAGGCCAATTCCTcgtcttcaagaaggtgtccaccttccagtacaatgtggtcatcttcgactacACCTGCACTGATGTGATGACCATGTGCGGTTACCATGGCGACGCGACCAGGTGTGTCGTCCTCCAAAGTCATGTCTGAAGCTCTTAGTTTGTGTGTACTTGCTGTTCCAGTCGTCTGTTCAACTATGATCGTCTATGGTGTGTCCTGAACTATGACCGTCCTGTGTCCTGAACTATGATCCTCCTGTGTGCTGAACTATGAAGGTGTTTGAACTTTTATCACTGCTTACTTTATCTGAACTCTGAACTATGTTCTTCCTTGTGCTGTTaatcgctggtaacctcaccaacGAAGGTAAGAGGTAAGCATAAGCAGTttctgggttgcaaccaaacaacagcggcgccgttctgggctgctagaaaccgacctaccaaacgggcagagcccaaatctccacggggccgAAAATACTCTatgcaggccaccaaacaacgGGCTTTTATGGTCAATGGACCTTCTGCGATGCGCAAGGGACTCCTTCCCACTGCGCCAGTGGTGCAGGAAAgtgatgcaggctaccaaacgcgccctatctGATCTAGCCCACTTTTgttcatacttctgataagaggacaAGGTGGTGAAAGACAAGATAAAGTCGGCAAAAACAAAGCAAggattgagcctacaaccaagtacaagcacttggttgtagcctcgggggctactcccatcgggagcgctggtcgcgcacccgatgaaattgaAGAAAAAGAGATGGAGCAACagaaagtaaaaaaaggaaaaaagagagagaaagagataaaaATAGCGAGAAGGCAATACAAGTTGAGCCTACGATCAAgttcaagcacttggctgtagcctcgggggctactcccatcgggagcgctggtcgcgcacccgatgaagtaTGAGATCATCATATTTTCAAgttttatataactcgaaatatactcccaTCAGGAGGACAAGATATCATGTCATCATAACTCGATGAAATACGTCATTCCAATAGCCGGAAAAGGCACTCGGCAACATATTCTCAGAACGCGTCCGCCGCGATAAAAAATTTGAATGCCGTAAtcttttacgaaggtaagtccccaggatccgtcctgtgcagcgtggtatcgcacccgaatgcgctctcccactttatccgtgtcaacagacgcgaagaaaaatcctaacggacgtgttaggtactcgataaaattcaactggagttcggcatatcgtaagaccttaagcggcacatgtcgaattaaaccagtatCCCAAGGTCAAGtcggacttgaccttgaagtaggtttttgcggaattgccacaagagcagttaactaatacctgatccgtcagatgaatcaGTCCCATTCACCGATATCCCTGTACAAGATATAAATACTTCGAGCAAAAATATTACAAAGATTTAAAAAACTTATGGATTGTTTTTACAGTGGAGATTTTACTTGATTctgtgattcaagcaaaatctcgggggctactgacataggcatccctgatgggcctgccgaataaagtACACGGAGATAGctggaggcccacgactcgaagttttggaagctcggaagcccaataagcatcgatatggaaagtagagatagattaggaataatagACTTGTATCATTACGGGAGGGACTCGAACAAGTCTACCTGActatgtaacttgtacgatacaaAAACCATGGCTCacgtcctatataaaggggaggcgAGGGAGAAATAGAGGATTGAATCATTGTTAACACCAACCCTAGCTTTTAGTAGtctagcaccttttcggctgaaaccttcgagatctacttgccctctactttctgagaaaccctagtctacaattagtaggcattgacaagttaataccttgtcaccgctcccctctccttcctctcagtcacgaccgcactctcacctccccccaaactgtcacatcacccggcggttcccctcccgccgaccaatccgccgcaccgccgcacggaggagcaccACTACCAGAGGAGGAGACCTTGGCGAGCATCATCGGGACATCGGCCGCAACCTGCTCCGCAGTCTTCGTCGGCATCTCGAGTTCGCCCGCGAACTCGAGCTCTTCCCCGGCCGGAAGAATGGCGGTAACAAtctctccttctcaccttcgtactcgttctgcCATAACATGCTATTGTCGGTCATTTGCGACGACATGCAAAttggatatggtaggatttttggcaggatagcggtcggattgacgtttccaaggtgttcgtccccatttcTTCATGTTCTTCTCCATTTCTTGCTTTTGACGGTCTCAATTAGCTTAGATCTGCAACTATAGTAtcggattgcggtagatccttcctagatcgggctttggattgctgaaactggcagattttactgtgcatgcaaagaggggaagggTTTTTTATGTTGGGGTTTAGCATGTTGAGATTGTTGTGCGGAATGAGTCGCGGTAGTTTGTGGTACATTGTGTAGtttctgattgaactaggccgATGATTGTAACCGGTAATCGTAGTGTGAGGAGATGATTTATCAGAAtctatggcatgactgaacatcaccatgccattggttcaggtcaaacatctcctccatacgTGCTCATTCTATGAGGCCTATGCTACCTTTCTTTTCATGTTTGTGtactgcattggccaatgattcaacaatggcacactcaaggtgccctcaaacttagttgtGTGTGCCATatgacttgcacactagacttagtttgcggacagtccCTTTGCCTGCCTTGTGATCCAATATATGAGGCCTCATTTTTGTTTGTGTACTGCATTGGCTAATGATTCaacaatggcacactggaaggcaAGGTGTTTCCATCAAACTTAGTCATTGGTGTGCCATAGGACTTGTACACTCGACTTAGTTTGCGGGCAGTCCCATGAGCTGCCGTGTgatccaatgtatgaggcatcacatgtttccaatgttcgttttcatctatatacttgtgagcaggcacacctctaatggcatgtgttcttgtggcagactgagaagctcaagcttgggtcacctcagacccccgacgagggaccgtccaagaagcgaagggcggctaacgtcggccacttccagACGGTCGTAGTGCCGGACCAGTTCCTGCGCATCGTCTTCAAGCCAACCTTCAACCGGCTACGGATCCCTCGTGATTTCGTTaggtggttcggagaaatcccttcgaacatcatcgtcaccaccaacacaggCTGCTACTAGAGGATGACTACggtgagagaaggcgatgacgtatacatcgaccaggggtgggcggcCTTCGCTGTCGCTCATCAGCTGCAGATAGGCTAGTTCCTcgtcttcaagaaggtgtccaccttccagtacaatgtggtcatctttgactacacctgcactgaggtgatgaccaTGTGCAGTTACCATGGCGACGCGACCAAGTGTGTCGTCTTCCAAAGTCATGTCTGAAGCTCCTGGTCTGTGTGTACTTGTTGTTCCAGTCGTCTGTTCAACTATGACCGTCTATGGTGTGTCCTGAACTATGATCGTCCTGTGTTCTGAACTATGATCCTCCTGTGTGCTGAACTATGAAGGTTTTGAACTTTTATCACCGCTTACTTTGTCTGAACTCTAAACTGTGTTTTTCCTTGTGTTGTTGATCGTTGGTAACCTCACCATCGAAGGTAAGAGGTAAGTAGAAGCAGTttctgggttgcaaccaaacaacagcgGCGCCGTTCTGGGCTGCTAGGATGCCTGTAAGCCGACCTACCAAACGGACAGAACCCAAGTCTCCACGGGGCCGAAAATACTCTatgcaggccaccaaacaacgGGCTTTTATGGTCAATGGCCCGTCTGCGACGCGAAGGGGACTCCTTCCCACTGCAACAGTGGTGCAGGAAAGTGATGCagactaccaaacgcgccctatctAATCTAGCCCACTTTTCACTTTTGCTCCCAAGTGGTGTATACGATAGGTTTTTTACACATGCATGCATTATCTGATGGGATGCTCTAATTGTAGATGCCCTGGCAACGAAGCAGCCAATATTTGCCTCACTCCTAAGCTACCTGTACCGCGGACCCTCCTCCAATTAACCATCCCGACGCGTGATTCATTTGCTTCTTGTTTATTATACCACGTATAAAAGGAAGAGAAGGCAGTTGCTCTCGATCGTGCGCTCTTTGCCGGTTGCCACGCCTCTCACACCAACAAAGTCGTCAACAACTTGCCGTAATtcgaacctctctctctctctctctcctttgccTGCCTTGACGGTTCTTGGAGCGCGCACGCGATGGGTTTCTCCGCCGCGGACGCGGTCATACCGGCGTGCGCCGTGATCGGCATTGCCTTCGCGGCGTGGCAGTGGTTCCTTGTTGCCAAGGTGAAGGTGTCCGCGTACGCGTCGACGGGTAACGGCGGACATGGGCGGCCTGTGTTCCGGCaggaggacgaggaagatgaggataacCGTATCGGCGGggagagcgacgacgaggaggatggagGCGACGGACCGGCGGCCGTGGCTAGGTGCGCGGAGATCCAGAACGCCATTTCCGTAGGTGAGTTTGGTTCTTACTATTCTTGAGTTTCTCCTTGCACCGGTTCTTCAACTACCAATTGTCGAGCTTCGAATTCTTGTTTTTCGATGACTGCTGTTGCTCCAAATATTTGCTTCTCCGaattttagtactccctccggttcataatgAAGTAACATTTGATTGTTCATGAACACATGTGCAGACCAATTTATTTGATGTATAAAAGGAAATTGCACTCATGTATAAGTTAATTGGCCATATTCTGGTAACAAAGACATGTTAATTGGCACGGTGATTAGAGCACCACAGTTCTGAGAGTATGTCTTTGTTTTGAACTTCAATGTATTCTCGTttttcacaatataatggtttggacATCGTCAAGTTCAACGCTAATCCAACTCAGTCAACCACACAAGTCCTTACCAAACGTGTTGGATGAGAAACTTGCTCCTGATGTTAACCAAAGGTGCCAAAACCATTGACCAAATCAGCTGAAATATCTTATTGATGATACAGTTTATCTGCTCACAAATCAATTTTAAGTAATCCGAGGCATCAAAAGTAATAGTAGACGCCACTCTTATCCACCTTTTTTCTACCCTTTTGTGTTATCTTAACTACCAAGCATGCTGTTTCTTTGATTGACTTAGTCCGGACTTTGCAATAACCTGCACAACATGTTACATGGTGTCAAATGGGATCCCGGATAAAGTTCCACTTGTCGTTCATTTTATGAATTCTAATTTAAATTTTAGAACCAAATTTTGTACCAAAAATCACAAAATAAATTGTAACTTGGACTTTGGCTGGATCCTGCTTGCACCTGGTGCCTATTGAATATACAGATATCAGAGCAAGTTTCGTAGTTGTAAACTTGTACTCTAATTGTAGATAAGATTGAATATTACGTTGGAATTGAACTTTCCATAAAGCATGCGAGTTTCCTACTTAAATTATAAGATTTGGTCCTCGTTGTACATATTTATGTAGTATGTTTATGAACTATATAAGTTACACTCACACTATAAACATGACGATTTGGTGGCAGCACTAATCATTCATTAAACTATGAGATTTGactaatactacctccatctcaaagtttaaggttatattatttttttaaagtaaaactatgtcaagtttgagtaagtttttaccaaaaatcattaacatgcaaaatacaaattaatatcattaaatagataatgaaatatatttccctatggtatctacaaaatattatatttgttgatatattattttaaatgtttggtctaatttacttggtttgacttttcaaaaaaatataagccttaaattttgggatggaggtagtatatgttAGTCCCTCCGTTTCATATTAGTTATCACTAATCTAAATTTATTTAGACATACTTTATATATAGATACATACTTTATGTATAGATATATCCAAATCTATGATAATAGATATAAAACGGAGGAAGTAGGTGGCTTTGCCCTACACCCTTAAAAAAGAAGAACCAGATGCAAATGGTGAAGCCGGCCAGCCCAACGCAAAATGAGCAAGATTGGGCCATGAAAGTTTTCTTCTGTGTTCTCCTTTGGGCTGACCCACTTCTCCATGGCTCTGTCGGTGAGGAGAATCACAAGCCACCGAAatgactactccctccgttctcttttaattgactcagatttagtataactttatactaaatttaagtcaattaaaaaagaacggagggagtacttgagaGTGGACAAACGGAGGCAAAGTTACATGTAGctcttttaaaaaaaatcagaaatcaTATTTTAAAGATTCAAAAAATTCTGATAAAAAATCCTTGATGTAGTCAATGATAgaatctacaaacatgcaaaatctcaatgtgaaattcttagtactttaggctacacaaagatgacaaatgtgtggatctgagaatagtgaatagtgcacatttcaaaactatagaacttctcagattttgtcatttttgtgtagtctacaatacaaagaagttcacattgagattttccacttttgtagatttcatcattatCCACATTcaggatttttttcagatttttttgaaacttaaaactatgatttctaaatttttgaaaataaatGGTTACATGTAGCTCGGCTTCCGTTTACAGTTTTACATGACTACTCCCTCTATTTCCGCTATTAAAAAGCGACTACTCCCAAAAAGAAATACTACTCCCTATGTGGTGCATTCAAATTGAAtgctacatgcttactttttcgaaACTGATTCAACGTGATTATTGCAATCACGTTTTATCGAAAATACTCATGTTTTAGATTTGAGATCATTTCGTGTATGCACAACATTGTGAGACTGAATGCTGCACAATCAATGAGGAAGGGTTTTTTTGCGGGAAATGAGGAAGGTATTAACTATAGAACAAATGTATTTTTTAATTTTCATATTAGTCCTGGGTATTTTGCTACTCTTGAGAATGTAGATGAATTTGTGTTTACTCTTGTCAACAATTGGATTGACGTGTAAAAGTATTGCAGGAGCAAACTCATTCCTTTTCACCCAATACAAGTACCTGGCCGCCTTCACGGTGATCTTCGCGGtggtcatcttcctcttcctgggGTCCGTGCACCGGTTCAGCATGGCCAGCCAGCCGTGCCAGTACACCAAGGGCAAGATGTGCAAGCCGGCGCTGGCCAACGCAGCGTTTACCACCGCAGCCTTCTTTCTTGGCGCCGTCACCTCCGTCGTGTCGGGCTACCTCGGCATGCGGATCGCCACCTTCGCCAACGCGAGGACCACACTGGAGGCCCGGCGGGGCATCGGCGCAGCCTTCGCCACGGCGTTCAGGTCCGGCGCCGTCATGGGGTTCCTCCTGTCGTCCCTGGGCCTTCTGGTGCTCTACATTGCCATCAAGATCTTCGGGCTGTACTACCGCGATGACTGGGAAGGCCTGTACGAGTCGATCACCGGATACGGGCTCGGTGGCTCCTCCATGGCGCTGTTCGGGAGGGTTGGTGGCGGCATCTACACGAAGGCGGCGGACGTCGGCGCCGACCTCGTCGGGAAGGTGGAGAGAAACATCCCCGAGGACGATCCGAGGAACCCCGCGGTGATCGCTGACAACGTGGGCGACAACGTCGGCGACATTGCGGGGATGGGCTCCGACCTGTTCGGGTCCTACGCCGAGTCCACCTGCGCGGCGCTGTTCGTCGCGTCGATCTCGTCGTTCGGCGCCGACCACGACTTCGCGGCGGTGTGCTACCCGCTGCTGATAAGCTCTGCGGGGCTCGTGGTCTGCCTGGCTACGACGCTCTTCGCCACCGATTTCTTCAAGGTCAAGACCGTCGACGAGGTCGCGCCGGCACTTAAGCTGCAGCTCCTCATCTCCACCGTGCTGATGACCGTCGCCGCCCTGGTCGTCACCTTCGCCGCGCTCCCCGCCAGGTTCACCATGTTTGATTTCGGGGAGGAGAAGCAGGTCAGGAACTGGTAAGCGGTCGGCGTTCATTCTCCTTGCCAAATTTCGTGCATTTTACCAAGATGGATGGATCAAATTAACATAACCAAATG contains:
- the LOC124666438 gene encoding pyrophosphate-energized vacuolar membrane proton pump-like; this translates as MGFSAADAVIPACAVIGIAFAAWQWFLVAKVKVSAYASTGNGGHGRPVFRQEDEEDEDNRIGGESDDEEDGGDGPAAVARCAEIQNAISVGANSFLFTQYKYLAAFTVIFAVVIFLFLGSVHRFSMASQPCQYTKGKMCKPALANAAFTTAAFFLGAVTSVVSGYLGMRIATFANARTTLEARRGIGAAFATAFRSGAVMGFLLSSLGLLVLYIAIKIFGLYYRDDWEGLYESITGYGLGGSSMALFGRVGGGIYTKAADVGADLVGKVERNIPEDDPRNPAVIADNVGDNVGDIAGMGSDLFGSYAESTCAALFVASISSFGADHDFAAVCYPLLISSAGLVVCLATTLFATDFFKVKTVDEVAPALKLQLLISTVLMTVAALVVTFAALPARFTMFDFGEEKQVRNWHLFLCVAIGLWAGLAIGFTTEYFTSNAYSPVRDVADSCRTGAATNVIFGLALGYKSVIVPVLAIAVSIYVSFTLASIYGIAIAALGMLSTVATGLAIDAYGPISDNAGGIAEMAGMSRRIRQRTDALDAAGNTTAAIGKGFAIGSAALVSLALFGAFVSRAGVTVINVLSPKVFAGMLVGGMLPYWFSAMTMKSVGSAALKMVEEVRRQFSTIPGLMEGRATPDYASCVRISTDASLREMMPPGALVLLAPLVTGTFFGVHTLAGLLAGALVSGVQVAISASNSGGAWDNAKKYIEAGASEHAKSLGPKGSEAHKAAVIGDTIGDPLKDTSGPSLNILIKLMAVESLVFAPFFAAHGGLIFK